The Coffea arabica cultivar ET-39 chromosome 8e, Coffea Arabica ET-39 HiFi, whole genome shotgun sequence genome window below encodes:
- the LOC113703839 gene encoding uncharacterized protein, whose protein sequence is MGDRLNGTSVAAYEESVLREYELRLPVYHCGSYPLLCDERRPINDVRVERDCSCSLAIGVLLRRSRHFPISVRLSLCCKLFYEVSDADNIYHRVSLDKFEIVPWSKNDQVSRFLKKCRESKNPEALYRKGVVDYFTDKHEGSALQCLEEATNSGHADAAYALGIIYIFVGGDELKRKGMRLLSGLKKSRILKARNQRCRDNLRALLRMIWVKNPLFLNPTPICCAMTHERKTSSWPMDADDVEESTCEGCACDEEIGAICAALPYR, encoded by the exons ATGGGTGACAGACTGAACGGAACATCCGTGGCAGCATACGAGGAGTCAGTCTTGCGGGA GTACGAACTAAGACTCCCTGTTTATCACTGTGGAAGCTATCCTTTGCTCTGCGATGAACGTCGGCCAATTAACGATGTACGTGTAGAGCGTGACTGTTCATGTTCCCTTGCTATCGGTGTTTTGTTACG GAGAAGTCGCCACTTTCCCATTTCTGTTCGTTTATCGCTATG CTGTAAGTTGTTTTACGAAGTTTCGGACGCAGACAACATTTACCACCGGGTGTCACTGGACAAGTTTGAAATCGTTCCGTGGTCAAAAAACGACCAAGTGTCGAGGTTCTTGAAGAAGTGTAGAGAAAGCAAAAATCCAGAAGCCTTGTATCGAAAAGGAGTG GTTGATTATTTTACGGACAAGCATGAGGGCTCAGCATTGCAATGCCTGGAAGAAGCTACCAATTCAGGCCATGCCGATGCGGCATATGCGTTGGGAATAATTTACATCTTTGTTGGTGGGGACGAGTTAAAGCGCAAAGGTATGCGACTGCTGAGCGGGTTGAAGAAATCCAGAATTCTGAAAGCCAGAAATCAACGTTGTCGTGACAATTTGCGAGCGCTGCTGAGGATGATATGGGTCAAGAACCCCTTATTTCTAAACCCAACGCCCATTTGTTGTGCCATGACACACGAGAGGAAAACATCTTCATGGCCTATGGATGCCGATGACGTGGAGGAGAGTACATGTGAAGGCTGCGCTTGCGATGAAGAAATTGGAGCAATTTGTGCTGCCCTACCTTATCGTTAG
- the LOC113703838 gene encoding protein FAR1-RELATED SEQUENCE 5-like: MGLDVCGRLRSFDLNQEPECDRDTFIEESGGSIGGHEDEEADELVGAIGVDDVMKLTFDTEEEAGEFYNLYAKLSGFGIRKSNAKRDADGISRFRKWVCCCEGYRNEKWFNYEDRKREAKPITRTGCGACFRVKYDIESVKYVVTRFIMEHNHPLASEASVQHIRSHRKVSDAEYAQAKSLKLVGARICQIMKHFVIKAGGYSNVGFCIKDLYNRMDEERRKDIFNGDAEGALGFLAAKKDADDMFFYKYHVDNEGKLARLFWADSKSRADFSVFGDVLVFDTTYKTNKYRKPLVVLAGVNNHLNSTVFGCALLSDERIETYEWVLSTFVEAMKGRKPVAVMTDGDSAMRRAIKNLLPDACHRLCSWHLHRNARSNIRCEEFNNRFYNLMARKCSTLEFEDRWARLVNECGVVENEWVKKLYRRRRLWAEAYLRGHFFAGMRSTQRCEKMNAFLNEYLNEKMRLYEFVRSFDLAIAWLRHTESKAVHTSENTKPVLTTILPELEGSAAEVFTRNVFFMVRKHLNRQGLLISEGWSEDGGSRTYYYSKYGGHERSWRVDYDRSTEKLICSCMKFESKGIPCAHMFRVMVVEGMNRIPEACISKRWTKGVHCTNNGMKAFVADEQLTQMARYGTLKSSCNTMCYYASYMDDAFNDLQQMFDKHSVDLKEKWIDRGYGGDGFAMDSKVRNDRSRRTFGLLDPRVSRSKGDHKHAEAKKKRKCGHCRQATTNEHAHTKIIRTTQQFMMIIWKTVWMTRWKNHLKLVRAGATQANGEDKHLYHNHSVAVEGTQVANKEVQEKDEALLL, translated from the exons ATGGGGTTGGATGTTTGCGGCAGGTTAAGGTCATTTGACCTTAACCAAGAACCTGAGTGTGACCGAGACACATTCATTGAAGAAAGCGGTGGTTCAATAGGAGGACACGAAGATGAGGAGGCAGATGAATTGGTGGGCGCAATAGGCGTGGATGACGTAATGAAATTAACATTTGACACGGAAGAAGAAGCTGGGGAATTCTATAATTTGTATGCGAAACTAAGCGGATTTGGGATTCGTAAAAGTAATGCCAAACGAGATGCAGATGGCATTTCAAGATTTAGAAAATGGGTATGTTGCTGTGAAGGTTATAGGAATGAAAAGTGGTTTAATTATGAAGACCGGAAAAGAGAAGCAAAACCAATCACAAGAACCGGGTGTGGGGCTTGCTTTCGCGTGAAATATGACATAGAATCGGTAAAGTATGTGGTGACACGTTTCATTATGGAGCACAATCACCCGCTGGCATCAGAGGCAAGTGTGCAACACATTAGGTCGCATAGAAAAGTGAGCGATGCAGAATATGCGCAGGCAAAAAGTCTAAAGTTGGTTGGGGCCAGAATATGCCAGATAATGAAACATTTTGTTATCAAAGCCGGAGGGTATAGTAACGTGGGATTTTGCATTAAGGATTTGTATAACCGAATGGACGAGGAACGTAGAAAAGATATTTTTAATGGCGATGCAGAAGGGGCACTTGGGTTCTTGGCAGCGAAGAAGGATGCcgatgacatgttcttttatAAATATCATGTAGATAACGAAGGAAAATTGGCAAGGTTGTTTTGGGCAGATTCTAAATCTCGTGCGGACTTCAGTGTATTTGGAGATGTATTGGTGTTTGATACaacatacaaaacaaataaataccgCAAGCCACTAGTTGTACTTGCAGGGGTAAACAACCATTTGAACAGTACTGTTTTTGGCTGTGCACTGCTATCAGATGAGAGGATTGAAACATATGAATGGGTGCTAAGTACATTTGTAGAGGCTATGAAAGGTAGAAAGCCAGTAGCAGTGATGACAGATGGGGACAGTGCAATGAGAAGAGCCATAAAGAATCTTCTCCCGGATGCTTGTCACAGGCTATGTTCGTGGCACTTGCATAGAAATGCACGGAGTAATATTCGCTGCGAGGAGTTTAATAACAGGTTCTATAACCTGATGGCGAGAAAGTGTAGCACTCTTGAGTTTGAGGATCGGTGGGCTAGGTTGGTTAATGAATGTGGGGTGGTAGAGAATGAGTGGGTGAAGAAGTTGTACCGTAGGAGAAGGTTATGGGCAGAGGCCTATTTACGCGGTCATTTTTTTGCAGGTATGAGAAGTACTCAAAGGTGTGAGAAAATGAATGCTTTTTTGAATGAGTACTTGAATGAAAAAATGCGACTATATGAATTCGTTAGAAGTTTTGATTTGGCAATAGCATGGCTTCGACATACTGAGAGCAAAGCAGTTCACACAAGCGAAAACACAAAACCAGTCTTAACCACAATCCTGCCCGAATTAGAGGGGAGCGCAGCGGAGGTGTTTACAAGGAATGTGTTCTTCATGGTGAGGAAGCATTTGAACAGGCAAGGACTTCTAATTTCTGAGGGCTGGAGCGAGGATGGAGGGAGTCGTACATATTATTACTCGAAATATGGTGGACACGAAAGAAGTTGGAGGGTGGATTATGATAGGTCAACGGAGAAGCTAATCTGCTCTTGCATGAAATTCGAGTCAAAGGGGATTCCTTGTGCTCACATGTTTCGCGTGATGGTGGTAGAAGGAATGAACAGGATCCCAGAAGCATGCATTTCGAAGCGGTGGACAAAGGGAGTTCACTGTACTAATAATGGAATGAAAGCATTTGTTGCAGACGAACAGCTGACACAAATGGCCAGATATGGCACTTTAAAGTCCAGCTGTAATACTATGTGTTACTATGCCTCCTACATGGATGATGCGTTTAATGACCTGCAACAGATGTTTGACAAGCATTCTGTGGACCTAAAGGAGAAGTGGATTGATAGGGGATATGGGGGAGATGGATTTGCAATGGATTCAAAAGTGAGGAACGATAGAAGTAGAAGAACATTCGGGCTGTTAGATCCCAGGGTTTCCCGGTCTAAAGGTGATCACAAGCATGCAGaagcaaagaagaaaagaaagtgtgGTCATTGCAG GCAGGCCACAACCAACGAACATGCCCATACAAAAATAATTCGCACAACACAGCAGTTCATGATGATTATATGGAAAACTGTTTGGATGACTCGctggaaaaatcatttgaaattgGTACGGGCTGGAGCGACTCAGGCGAATGGAGAGGACAAGCATCTGTACCACAACCATTCGGTAGCGGTGGAAGGGACACAAGTGGCCAACAAAGAAGTCCAGGAGAAAGATGAGGCACTACTGTTGTGA